ACCGCACGATCCTGCTGTTCCTGACGAGCCTGGCGATCCGGATCGCGTGGATCCCGCTGGGCAACCTCGCGATCATGGCGATCGTCACGGCGCTGCGCGAGTGGTTCCGCAAGTCGGAGCTGTCCGCCGACCGGGCGGGTCTTCTCGTCGGCCAGGACCTGAAGGCCTCGATGCGCGGCCTGATGAAGATCGCCGGCGGCAACCACCTGCACGAGATGAACGTGGACGCGTTCCTGAAGCAGGCCGAGGAGTACGAGGCCGGCGGCGACCTGCGCGACTCCGTGCTGAAGATCCTCAACGTGCTGCCCCGCACGCACCCCTTCACCACCGTGCGCGCGGCCGAGCTGAAGAAGTGGGCCGAGTCCCGCGACCACCAGCGGATCATGGACGGCCACTACCCCCGGCGCACCGAGGACAAGGACACCTCGGTCACGGACTCCTTCCGCGAGTCCGCCGGCCACTACGCGACGAGCGTCAAGAGCTCCAAGGACCCGCTGATGAAGCTGGTCAGCGACATCGCGGGCGGGGCCGGCGACCTGGGCGGCCGGGTGCGGCGCGGCTTCGGCGGGTTCGCGGGCTCGGCTCCGGCGGACGACCAGCCGCCGAGGAACGGCTCGGACGGGTCGGACCGGTCCGACGGCTCGGACGGGCCTACGGACACGCCTCCGCGCACCGACAACTGACTGATTCGAAGCACGGCCCTGAGCGGATTCACACCTTCGGCTGTGCGCTC
The sequence above is a segment of the Streptomyces asoensis genome. Coding sequences within it:
- a CDS encoding M48 family metallopeptidase, whose translation is MSDDGHEQNGTGHESVPSRQRRRFPGISSRAYEHPADRSALVALRKLSGFDTVFKALSGLLPERSLRLMFLSDSVRVSDQQFAHLNDMLRDACYILDLEKVPPMYVTQDPQPNAMCIGLDEPIIVVTTGLVELLDEEEMRAVVGHEVGHALSGHAVYRTILLFLTSLAIRIAWIPLGNLAIMAIVTALREWFRKSELSADRAGLLVGQDLKASMRGLMKIAGGNHLHEMNVDAFLKQAEEYEAGGDLRDSVLKILNVLPRTHPFTTVRAAELKKWAESRDHQRIMDGHYPRRTEDKDTSVTDSFRESAGHYATSVKSSKDPLMKLVSDIAGGAGDLGGRVRRGFGGFAGSAPADDQPPRNGSDGSDRSDGSDGPTDTPPRTDN